One Aureibacillus halotolerans genomic region harbors:
- the pyrF gene encoding orotidine-5'-phosphate decarboxylase, with protein MLKPVIIALDFPDKKEVRQFLHPFGDQPVWLKVGMELFYKEGPELVRELKAAGHSIFLDLKLHDIPTTVQRAMRQISGLDVDLVTIHTAGGTEMMKAAVAGLEEGASGVRPRCVGVTVLTSTNEHMLQTQLGWQGTVKEAVHHFAKSANESGLDGIVCSAHEAADIRQTFGPDFWSVTPGIRLAGDAANDQKRVMTPAEAREAGSTAIVVGRSITKKAQPYDVYQSIVREWESA; from the coding sequence TTGCTGAAGCCCGTCATCATCGCACTTGATTTCCCTGATAAAAAAGAAGTTCGCCAATTTTTACACCCTTTCGGTGATCAGCCGGTATGGCTTAAGGTTGGCATGGAATTGTTTTATAAAGAGGGGCCAGAGCTCGTTCGTGAGTTAAAGGCGGCAGGCCATTCGATCTTTTTGGATTTAAAGCTCCATGACATTCCAACAACCGTTCAGAGAGCGATGCGTCAAATTAGCGGACTTGACGTTGATCTTGTAACCATTCATACAGCTGGTGGAACAGAAATGATGAAGGCCGCCGTTGCTGGACTTGAGGAAGGGGCCAGCGGCGTTCGCCCACGTTGTGTTGGCGTGACAGTACTCACGAGTACAAATGAGCATATGCTGCAAACGCAGCTTGGCTGGCAAGGAACAGTAAAGGAAGCCGTTCATCACTTTGCTAAGTCCGCAAACGAAAGTGGACTTGATGGTATTGTGTGCTCGGCACATGAGGCAGCCGATATTCGCCAAACCTTTGGTCCTGATTTTTGGTCGGTTACTCCTGGCATTCGACTTGCCGGTGATGCGGCTAATGATCAAAAACGCGTGATGACACCAGCCGAAGCTAGAGAGGCAGGCAGCACGGCGATTGTGGTCGGTCGAAGCATTACCAAAAAGGCGCAGCCGTACGACGTTTATCAATCGATTGTAAGAGAATGGGAGAGTGCCTGA
- the pyrE gene encoding orotate phosphoribosyltransferase: protein MTYEKDVANALLDIGAVAIQPKAPFTWSSGLKSPIYCDNRLLISYPTIRRSIASKLKASIVEAFGDVDVVAGTATAGIPHAAWVSELLDCPMVYVRGKAKAHGTGSLIEGVIQKGQKVVVIEDLLSTGRSAISAVAALREEGAEVVGIASIFTYQMQECERQLQTANTKAISLSSISALLELAKERGLEEKEAEAVLAWVQKPEKEDWQL from the coding sequence ATGACGTATGAAAAAGACGTAGCGAACGCATTACTCGATATCGGCGCCGTTGCGATCCAGCCGAAAGCCCCGTTTACGTGGTCATCAGGCTTGAAGTCGCCGATTTATTGTGACAACCGTTTGCTGATTAGTTACCCGACGATCCGTCGTTCGATTGCAAGTAAGCTAAAAGCGTCCATTGTCGAAGCTTTTGGCGACGTCGATGTCGTTGCAGGAACCGCAACAGCCGGGATTCCGCATGCCGCTTGGGTGAGTGAGCTGCTCGACTGCCCAATGGTGTATGTCCGTGGCAAAGCAAAAGCACACGGCACAGGTTCGCTTATTGAAGGCGTGATTCAAAAGGGTCAAAAAGTGGTGGTTATTGAGGATTTGCTTTCGACTGGACGCAGCGCGATAAGTGCCGTTGCCGCCTTGAGAGAAGAAGGCGCAGAAGTCGTTGGGATCGCCTCAATTTTCACATACCAGATGCAGGAATGTGAGCGCCAGCTACAAACAGCTAACACGAAAGCCATTTCCTTGTCCTCCATTTCGGCCTTGCTTGAATTGGCAAAGGAACGTGGACTTGAGGAGAAAGAAGCTGAGGCAGTGCTCGCCTGGGTGCAAAAACCCGAAAAAGAAGACTGGCAGCTGTAA